TTTTCTTGGGAACAATTCTAGGATTTTTTGTTGCCCTTTGTCGGATGTCACACCTTTGGCCCTTGAGATGGTTGGCAGCAAGTCATGTCTCACTCATGCGAGGAATTCCCCTTATGGTCTTACTTTTCTTTATCTATTTTGGTTTGCCATTTATGGGGATTGAGCTTGATGCTATTGCAGCTACCATTATTGCCTTTACCTTTATGTCTAGTGCTTATATTTCTGAAATTATTCGTTCGTCCTTGGCAGCAGTGGATAATGGTCAGTGGGAAGCAGCGCGTTCTTTGGGGCTTAGAACACCAATTATTTATCGCAAAGTTATTATTCCTCAGGCTATTCGTATCGCTTTACCTCCGCTTAGTAACGTCCTTTTAGATATGGTCAAAAGCACAGCATTAACAGCTATGATTACTGTTCCAGAGATGTTTAACAAAGCTAAAATCATCGGTGGTGCCAAGTCAGACTATATGACTGTCTATATCGTAGTTGCCCTCATGTACTGGGTGATTTGTACCCTATACGCTATTGGACAAGACAAGATGGAAAAGCATTTGGCTTTTTAAGGTTACACCAAGGTTTGGATACCCTTCCAAGCCTTATTTTTCTTGCCATTATGATAAAATAGAAGTCAGAAAGTTGAGGTGCTTGTGATGAACATTCAACATCATTTTGAAAATAATACCCTGCCAGATTTGTATAGTAAACACACGGACAAACCTGTTGATGGTTTTTCGGTGACATCATTCCCTTTTGAGATTACTACTTTACCTGAAAATACTGTTAGCCTAGCTTGGAGTTTTACAGATAAGGATGCTATTCCTGTCTGCGGTTTTGAATACATTCACTGGGTGGTTGCCAATGTTTCCCCAGAACAACGTCAGATTAGCGAGGATTTCGCAAGCCAAGATAAAGGCCATCTCAAAGGTTCAAATAGCCTGACTAGTAAGTTTATGGCTAAAGATTTTGGAGATTTATCCAAAACTTATATCGGTCCCTGTCCTCCCGATAAAGATCATCTTTACACGTTAACAGTTTTTGCCTTGGATAAGGAGTTAGATTTAAAAGAAGGATTCTTTCTCAATGAGCTTCATCATGCTATGAAGGGACATATTTTGGCTCAAACTAGCCATGATTTTGTCGGAAAGGCATAGGAGTGGTGTATGGAACATTCAAAATGGCATGATTTATTAAAAAAACAGTTACCAGCAGATTATTTTTCGCAAATCAATCATTTTTTAGATGATGTCTACCGTCAAGGAATAATCTATCCCAAGCGCGAAAATATTTTTAAGGCACTTTCTAAGACAGATTACGATCAGGTAAAGGTGCTTATCTTAGGTCAGGATCCTTATCATGGTCCAGGACAAGCTCAAGGTCTATCTTTTTCAGTACCTGATGATATGCCTGCTCCTCCATCTCTACAAAATATTTTGAAAGAACTGGCTGATGATATTGGGTTACGGTCCCACCATGATTTAACCACTTGGGCTGAAGAAGGTGTCTTACTTTTAAATGCTTGCTTAACTGTACCTGCAGGCCAAGCAAATGGTCACGCTAATCTAATTTGGGAGCCCTTTACTGACGCTGTTATTTCCCTACTTGACCAGCGAGAAGAACCACTTGTTTTTATCCTTTGGGGAGCCTATGCTCGCAAGAAAAAGACATTGATCAAAAATTCTAAGCATCTTATTCTTGAAGCACCACATCCTAGTCCACTCTCAAGTTATCGTGGTTTTTTTGGTAGCAAACCTTTTTCTAAAACCAACCAGTTTTTAGAAAAACATCATCAACATCCAATCAACTGGTTGCAGTAGCAAAGGAAATCTTATGTTAAACATTATTGATATTCAGAAGGCCCACGAAACCTTTACAGGACCTGATTTTCCAAAATTGATTCAAGCATTTAAGGAGATGGGGATGGTAGCAAATACAGTCTCTCTTGAGAAAGGACTGGTAACTTATACCGATTTGGTAGGTGACTCTGTTCAACAAACAGGCTACCAAGTTCACACCTTAATTGCACTTCAAGCAGACAAGGAACAAGCTCAAGCTGATTTGAAAGCTCATCAATCAGGTCAGACTACATTTCCAACTTTTTGCGAAGATATGGCTAAATCAGGCATTGCCTACTGGACCATTGATTTAGAAGCGATGACCTGCACTTATTATGACCAAAACGATAAAGCAGTTATCATAGAGAATATTCCAAGTGTCTCATTTCAGAATCAAGGAGAGAACGCCATGTCATTAACATTATCAGATTTACAAGACTATTTAGCTAATCATTACGGTGATGATCGAGATGAACAAGGTTTTTTTATGAAGTTAGTTGAGGAAGTGGGGGAAGTTGCTGAACTGCTCAATAAAAGAGCTAAGCGGAAAAGTTCAGGTTCTGAAAATTTGCAAGAAGAGCTGGGCAAAGAGTTGGCAGATCTTATCCACTATGTTGTTGCTATTGCTACGGTGAATCAAATTGATTTAACCAGTGTCATTATTGAAAAAGATAGAAGTGCAGCTCTTAAGTACCAGCATGAAGAGAATTTAGAAACATTTTTGTCCAAGCTTCATTCAAATTTGTAATGATTGCAATAGTTAAAAAAGGAGAACCTATGTTACTCATAAAAAACGGTCGTGTTATTGATCCCAATTCCAAGTTTGATCAGGTTTGCGATATCTTGATTGATGGTCAGAAGATTGTCAAAATAGCCAAAGATATTCAGGTCAAAGATGCACAAGTCATTGAGGCTAGTGGTAAAATCGTGGCGCCTGGCTTGGTAGATATTCATGTTCACTTTAGAGAACCAGGACAAACGCATAAAGAAGACATTCATACGGGCGCTAAGGCAGCAGCAGCTGGTGGCTTTACAACGGTTGTTATGATGGCTAATACTAACCCTACTATTTCAACAGTGGAAACCCTGAAAGAGGTTTTAGAATCAGCTGCCAAGGAAGCCATTCATATCAAGTCTAATGCTTCAGCTACTCTGAATTTTGATGGCAAAACTATAACTGACTTTGAAAATCTTCTTAAGGCTGGAGCAGTAGGGATTTCAGACGATGGTATTCCTTTAGAAAATGCTGGTGTTGTCCGTCAAGTTTTCAAAAAAGCTAAAGCCTTAGACGCAGTTATCGCTCTTCATGAGGAAGATCCAAATCTCAATGGTATTTTGGGGCTAAATGAAACGATTGCTAGATCTCATTTTGATTGTGGAGGTGCAAGAGGGGTTGCTGAGTACTCCATGATGGCACGTGATGCCATGATTGCTTATGAAGTAGGTAATAAATTTCATGTACAGCATTTGTCTAAAGCGGAATCCGTTAAGGTAGTTGCCTTCGTTCAAGGATTGGGGGCTAAGGTAACGGCAGAAGTATCGCCTCAACATTTTTCGAAAACAGAAAACCTCCTCCTTGAAAAAGGAGCTAATGCTAAGATGAATCCCCCTCTGCGCTTGGAAGAAGACCGTTTGGCTGTCATTGAAGGGCTGAAATCAGGTGTCATCTCAATCATTGCGACTGACCATGCTCCCCATCATAAAGATGAAAAAAATGTAGACGATGTCACCCAGGCTCCTTCTGGAATGACTGGTCTAGAAACCTCTCTTTCTCTTGGTCTGACTTACTTGGTCGAACCACGACATCTGACATTGTCAGAACTCTTAGCAAAAATGACGATTAATCCTGCTAAACTTTATGGTTTTGATGCAGGTTACTTAGCAGAGAATGGACCAGCAGATTTAGTGATTTTCTCTCAAGAAGACCGAACGATTACTGAAGATTTCAAATCAAAAGCTTCTAATTCCCCCTTTATTGGAGAGACATTAAAAGGTAAAATTATCTATACCATCTGTAATGGGCAAATCGTCTATCAAGATAATTAGCATTTAACGATAAAAAACCTCCTTGTTACTTCATTTCTGACAAGGAGGTTATTTCTTTATTTAGGTTGTTGCTTGGTAATATTTAGACCAAATGGGACAAGGTTTTCTTTCTTAGCCTTGATACGTTTGATATTATCTTGGTGACGATAGACAATCACACCTGCCATGGCTAATACAACCAGAGTAAACAAGGGGTCATAATCCTTTAGAATAAAATCAAAAATAGGAAAGAGTAAGGCGCTTGCAGCTGCAATGAGAGCCACTGTGATACTAGTAAAGGAAATCATACTAGACAGTAAAAGTGTCACAATAAAAACGATAAGAAGGTAGAAGAGGAAAATTGGCGCAAAGCCAAGTAAGACACCCGCACTAGTTGCAACGGCTTTGCCACCTTTAAACTGAGCAAAAATCGGATAAGTGTGGCCGATAATAGCAAAGAAACCAACGAGGAGAGGCGAAATAGAACTGCTAAACCAAATCGCTAAAAGAACAGCTAAGGTTCCTTTTAATAAATCAACAGCAAGTGTGACAATACCCGCCTTTATTCCTAAAATACGGAAAGTATTGGTTGTGCCCATATTGCCAGAACCAAAATCACGCAAATTGATCTGGTAAAAATATTTACCAATCCAAAGTCCAGTAGGAATAGAGCCTAAGAAGTAGGCGATTAATACAAGTAAAATTGTTTTCATATATTCATTATAGCATAGCAGTCAAAACGAACAAACTTATTTTTAAGATTAATCTCTAAAATCGGAACGCCGACAACGTTTTTGAGTTTGTCTCGCCTTTACCTAATAAGTTTATGTCTGAAAGCATGTTAATCAAAAAACTATCGAACACATGAAATTATAATGGCTTAAACCTTTCTATTACGATAGGATGGTCTTGGTTATAACCAACTTTGTTTTTTCAGCATTATTCTTTGATTCTCGTAGAGGTTTGTAAAGCAACATCAGCATTGCAAATAGCTCTGCCTCTATGCCATTTTATAAAGAATACCTTAAATTTTTTTGCAAATTTTTGGGAAAACTTGTAATATAGGAAAGATGAAACTATTTGGAGGCTATTTTGGCTAAAAAAGAAATTAATATAAACAATTACGGCGATGATGCCATTCAAGTTTTAGAAGGGTTGGATGCGGTTCGTAAACGTCCTGGTATGTATATCGGGTCGACCGATGCGACAGGCCTCCATCATTTGGTTTGGGAAATCGTTGATAATGCTGTCGACGAAGCTCTCTCAGGATTTGGGGAAAAAATTTCAGTAACACTGAACAAAAATGGTTCCGTTAGTGTTGCGGATAATGGTCGCGGTATGCCAACAGGGAAACACGCCATGGGGATTCCAACCGTTCAAGTTATTTTCACGGTTCTCCATGCCGGTGGTAAGTTTGGTCAAGGTGGCTATAAAACATCAGGTGGGCTACACGGGGTTGGCTCTTCCGTCGTTAATGCCCTTTCTTCTTGGCTCGAAGTTGAAATTACCCGTGATGGAGCTGTTTATAAACAACGTTTTGAAAATGGTGGTAAGCCAGTCACAACCTTGAAAAAAATTGGCACGGCTCCCAAGTCTAAGACAGGGACAACCGTTACCTTTATGCCAGATGCTAGCATCTTTTCAACGACAGATTTTCGATTTAATACCATCTCAGATCGCCTCAAAGAGTCTGCCTTTCTCTTAAAGAATGTAACAATGACTCTTACTGATCTTCGTCCAGAAGAAGAGATTCACGAAGAGTTCCATTACGAAAACGGTGTAGAGGATTTTGTTGCCTACCTCAATGAAGACAAGGAAACCTTGACACCGATTATCTCTATTGAAGGAAGTGATCAGGATTTCCAAGTGGCTATCGCCATGCAGTACAACGATGGTTTTTCAGATAACATCCTTTCTTTTGTCAATAATGTCCGCACTAAAGACGGTGGAACACATGAGACAGGACTAAAGTCAGCTATTACCAAAGCGATGAATGACTATGCCCGTAAAACAGGATTACTAAAAGAAAAGGATAAAAACTTAGAAGGGTCTGATTATCGTGAAGGACTATCGGCAGTATTGTCCATCCTAGTTCCTGAAGAACACCTTCAGTTTGAAGGGCAAACTAAGGACAAACTGGGTTCACCATTAGCAAGACCAGTCGTTGATGGGATTGTCTCTGAAAAGTTGACCTATTTTCTTCTGGAGAATGGCGAAGTAGCTTCAAACCTTATTCGTAAAGCCATCCGTGCTAGGGACGCACGTGAAGCAGCCCGAAAAGCGCGTGATGAAAGCCGCAATGGCAAAAAGAACAAGAAGGATAAGGGGCTTCTATCAGGTAAATTGACGCCAGCACAGTCTAAAAATGCTAAGAAAAATGAACTGTATCTCGTCGAAGGGGATTCAGCCGGCGGTTCTGCCAAACAGGGACGTGACCGAAAATTCCAAGCTATTTTGCCGCTTCGTGGTAAGGTCTTGAATACTGAAAAAGCTAAAATGACTGATATCCTCAAAAATGAGGAAATCAACACTATGATTCATACGATTGGTGCAGGTGTGGGGGCTGATTTTAGCTTGGATGATATCAACTATGATAAAATTATCATCATGACCGATGCCGATACTGATGGTGCTCACATTCAAACACTTCTTTTGACCTTCTTTTATCGTTATATGAGACCGTTAGTAGAAGCAGGGCATGTCTTTATCGCTCTTCCTCCGCTCTATAAGATGTCTAAAGGTAAAGGTAAAAAAGAAGTGGTAGAGTACGCGTGGAGTGATGGCGAACTTGAAGAACTGCGTCAAAAATTTGGTAAAGGTTCGCTCTTGCAACGTTATAAAGGTCTTGGTGAAATGAATGCTGACCAGCTTTGGGAAACTACTATGAATCCCGAAACCCGCACTCTTATCAAGGTCACCATTGATGATTTGGCACGTGCTGAACGTCGTGTCTCAGTTCTTATGGGAGACAAGGCTGCTCCACGTCGCCAATGGATTGAAGACAATGTCAAGTTTACTTTGGAAGAAAGTACAGTATTTTAACTAGACTGGGTGACAAAAGAAATAGAATAAGAGGTGATATGATGAAACTAAACAAATCATTTAATAAACAACAAGCACTTGAAGAATTGCAAAGCCGTTATCAGAAGGCTGATGCCCTATTAAGAGATGATGCTAAAATGGAACCTTTTCTTGAAAAACTAGAAAAGAAACTAAAATGGATTCCTTTTGTTCGTCAAGAACTCAAAATGATTCCTATCTTAATCAGTATGGTTCGTAGCTATTGGAAAAAGGATTACACTCGTGTTCCTAGAAGAACCATGTTGGCCATCGTTAGTGCTCTTATCTATTTTCTATCTCCAATTGACGTTATTCCAGACTGGATTCCAGTATTAGGTCAAATGGATGACGCTCTTGTTGTAGCAACTTGCTGGAAGTTGGTTAATAAAGATGTTGAAGACTACCGTCAGTGGCAGAAAGAGCGAAAGAAACAGCAACTGACTAAATAGTTTATTTTAGTTGTGGACAGATGCTGTCTTTCTCATTAAAATGGACGATAAGGCTCTTCTGAATCACTTACAGATGAGTCAATTTAGCCACTTTTGATGAAAATACCAAGAAACCAAAATAAAAAAGGAATATTCCTTTACATACAAAGAAACAAGAAAGGACTGTTAGTTAGTCTTTCTAACTGAACACGCCCTGAAGGCTGTGTCAAGAAGATAAATCGTTTAGAAAATCAGGATTTTCTGCCGATTTCCTTTTTTGACTGTGCCTTTTTAAGGGGCTTTGTATCTTAATTTATGAGCAATATTCAAAACATGTCCCTTGAGGACATTATGGGAGAGCGCTTTGGTCGCTACTCCAAATACATCATTCAAGAACGTGCCTTACCGGACATTCGTGATGGTTTGAAACCCGTCCAACGACGTATTCTTTATTCTATGAATAAAGATGGCAATACCTTTGATAAGGGCTTTCGTAAATCGGCAAAGTCTGTCGGTAATATCATGGGGAATTATCATCCACACGGGGATAGTTCTATTTATGATGCCATGGTCCGTATGTCTCAGGATTGGAAAAACCGTGAAATTTTAGTTGAAATGCACGGAAATAACGGTTCTATGGATGGTGACCCTCCTGCGGCAATGCGTTATACAGAAGCTAGACTATCGGAAATAGCTGGTCATCTTCTGCGTGATATCGAGAAAAAAACAGTCCCTTGGGCATGGAACTTTGACGATACTGAAAAAGAACCGACCGTTCTACCAGCTGCCTTTCCAAACCTCTTGGTCAATGGAGCAACAGGTATTTCAGCTGGTTATGCCACCGATATTCCACCTCATAACTTATCAGAAGTTATTGATGCTGTGGTTTATATGATTGACCATCCGTCGGCTAAATTGGATAAATTGATGGCATTTCTACCTGGACCTGATTTTCCAACGGGAGCCATTATCCAAGGTAAGGATGACATTCGCAAGGCCTATGAAACGGGTAAAGGACGTGTTGTTGTTCGTTCACGTACGGAAATTGAAACCCTTCGTGGCGGTAAAGAACAAATCATTATTACTGAAATTCCTTACGAAATCAACAAGGCAGTTTTGGTCAAGAAAATTGATGACGTCCGTGTCAATAATAAAGTACCTGGTATTTCTGAAGTTCGTGATGAGTCTGACCGTGAGGGTTTGCGCATTGCTATTGAACTCAAAAAAGATGCCGATACTCAAACCATCTTGAATTACCTCTTCAAATATACCGATTTGCAGGTTAATTATAATTTCAATATGGTAGCCATTGACAACTACACACCTAAACAAGTTGGTCTCAAGAAAATCTTGTCCAGCTACATTGCCCATCGTCGTGATGTCATCGTTGCTCGTTCTAAGTTTGATAAGGAAAAAGCGGAAAAACGCCTTCATATTGTAGAAGGACTAATACGTGTTATATCTATTTTAGATGACGTGATTGCCCTTATCCGTGCTTCAGAAAACAAGTCTGATGCCAAAGAAAATCTCAAAGTATCCTACGAATTTTCCGAAGAACAGGCAGAAGCCATTGTGACCTTGCAACTTTATCGTCTGACCAACACGGACATTGTGACCTTGCAAAATGAGGAAGCCGAATTGCGTGAGCTAATTGCTACCTTAGCAGCAATCATCGGTGATGAAAGAACCATGTATAATGTTATGAAGCGTGAGTTACGTGACATTAAAAAACACTTTGGTAATCCACGTCGCTCGGACCTCGAAGCAGAAGCTGTTGCTATTGAAATTGACACGGCTAGTCTGATTGTTGAAGAAGAAACCTTTGTCAGTGTTACACGTGGTGGTTACATCAAGCGAACTAGCCCCCGCTCTTTCAATGCTTCAACAATAGAAGAGCTAGGTAAACGTGATGATGATGAACTCATTTTCTATACCCAGGCTAAAACAACTCAACACCTACTGATTTTCACCAACAAAGGTAATGTCATCTATCGCCCAGTCCACGAATTATCGGACATTCGTTGGAAGGACATTGGGGAGCACATTTCACAAAATATCACTAATATCAGTAATGATGAAGAAGTGCTCTACGCTGAAATTCTAGATGATTTTGAATCTGGTATTTACATGGCTGCTACTCAAGAAGGGCAAATTAAACGCTTCGAACGAAAAGAATTATCGCCATGGCGTACTTATCGTACAAAATCGGTTAAATTTGCTAAGCTAAAAAGTGACACTGATCAAGTCGTGACAGTCACGCCGATTAACTTAGAAGACATTATGGTTATCACACATAAAGGTTATGCTTTGCATTTTAGTGTGGAAGAAGTTCCAGTTGTCGGACCAAAAGCTGCAGGAGTTAAGGCTATTAACCTTAAAGATGATGATGATATCCAAAATGTCTTCTTGACCAATACATCAAGTTTCTATCTCCTTACTCAGAGAGGAAGCCTCAAGCGTATGAAGACAGCTGATATTCCACTCAGCAAACGTGCCGGTCGCGGATTACAAGTCCTTCGGGAATTAAAATCAAAACCACACCGTGTCTTCCAAGCAGGACCTGTTTATGCTTCAGACGGCAATCTCGGAGGTGAAATAGACCTTTTTACAGAGCCTATTGAAACAGAACGAGTCATTCTAGAGATTATTTCAAATACTGGAGAAAAAGCTGAAATGGATTTGGCAGTCTTGCCACTTTCAGAAAGAACAAGCAATGGTTCATTTGTGTCTGATACAATTTCAGAACAAGGTGTTTTTTCAGCAAAGATACTTTAAATTGACATTTGAATCGGATAATCAGTAGTCATCTAACAAATAGATAAAAGAGTTTGGCAAGTGTACTGCTCCAAAAATTTAGATACTAAATCTAAGGGTTGAGACGCAGTTCAATTGGCCAGCCTCTTTTCTTATTGTAAAAATTATCAGAATTTTGCAAAAAACTATTGAAAACTAAAAAAAAATGAGCTATACTAGTCAACAACTTTTAAAGAAAAGAGGTCGCTTATGGTAGTAGAACTAGATTGGGAAAATCTTGGATTTTCGTATCACAAATTACCTTACCGATATGTTTCACATTTTAAAGATGGTAAGTGGGATGAAGGAGAGTTAACGGAGAATGCGACACTAACCATTTCAGAAAGTTCACCGGCTCTTCATTATGGACAACAAGCTTTTGAAGGCTTAAAAGCCTATCGTACAAAAGATGGTAGTATTCAACTCTTTCGACCAGATAAAAATGCAGAACGCTTGCAAAACACTGCAGATCGACTACTAATGCCACAAGTACCTACTGATAAGTTTGTTGAGGCTTGTAAAGCTGTGGTAAGAGCAAATCATGAGTATGTCCCTCCTTATGGAACAGGTGGAACGCTCTATATACGTCCTTTATTAATTGGTGTAGGTAATGTCATTGGTGTTCATCCTGCTGATGAATATATTTTTACTGTATTTGCTATGCCAGTTGGGTCATATTTTAAGGGTGGACTTACTCCAACTAACTTCATCGTCTCAAAAGATTTTGATCGCGCAGCCCCTTATGGGACAGGAGCTGCTAAAGTCGGTGGTAACTATGCTGCCAGTCTTCTCCCAGGAAAGAAAGCCAAAGCTGCAGGTTTCTCTGACGTTATCTACCTAGATCCTGCCACTCATTCAAAAATCGAGGAAGTTGGAGCAGCAAATTTCTTTGGTATCACTGCAGATAACAAGTTTGTAACGCCGTTGAGTCCATCAATTTTGCCATCAATTACGAAATATTCGTTATTAGAACTTGCTGAGACACGTCTGGGTATGAAAGCCATCGAAGGTGATGTTCCAATTGATCAGCTAGACCGCTTTGTAGAAGCAGGAGCTTGTGGAACAGCAGCGGTTATTTCCCCGATCGGTGGGATTCAGTATCAAGATAAGCTTCATGTCTTTTACAGTGAAACTGAGGTCGGTCCAGTAACACGTCGATTGTATGATGAACTTGTTGGCATTCAATTTGGTGATGTTGAAGCGCCAGAAGGATGGGTTGTCAAAATAGATTAATAAGAAAGTGCTTGCACTCTTGCAAGCTCTTTTGTTTTTCGGTAAAATACTTTCTAGTAAGATAAGGAAAGGATGTAGTTTTTACTTCTAGAGTTTAAAACTACTCTGTAATTGAAATGAGCAAAAAAGAGAAAAAAATTGAAATTCAAGTTAGCGACGCACAAGTAGTGCTAAACAAGCAAAAAGTAGACGGCTACCAGTTACAGGCAGGTAAAAAAGTGATTGGTGAAATTGCTGAATTGGATAACCGCTTTGCTATTGTTGATAAAGAAACAGTGACTACATTTCACAAAACATTGGACGAAGCGGTTCAAGAAGTGATTGCTAATTATAATTTAAACCATTAAAAATTGTTAAACCTCTTGCAGCTTAACAAAAACTATGATAGAATAGTTTTTGTCGTTTGGAGAGATAGCGAAGTGGCTAAACGCGGCGGACTGTAAATCCGCTCCTTCGGGTTCGGGGGTTCGAATCCCTCTCTCTCCATTTTTTGGGGTATAGCCAAGCGGTAAGGCAAGGGACTTTGACTCCCTCATGCGTTGGTTCGAATCCAGCTACCCCAGTCATGGTATGTGGCAAAGCCTAATTGTCTTAGCGATCAGTTGTGCCCTTGCGAGTTACCTTGAGAAAATATATTGGTATCAAAAATCAGAATAGGCTGATTTTTGTTGGAGGATTTTTTAGAATGAATGAATTTGAAGATTTGCTAAACAGTGTTAGCGAAGTTAACCCTGGTGACGTTGTCACTGCAGAAGTTTTAACAGTTGATAACGATCAAGCAAACCTTGTCATCGAAGGTACTGGTGTTGAAGCCGTTCTTACTCTTCGTGAATTGACAAACGACCGCGATGCAGATATTAACGAACTTGTTAAAGCTGGCGAAACACTTGAAGTACTTGTTCTTCGTCAAGTAGTAGGTAAAGACACTGACACAGTAACTTTCCTAGTATCTAAAAAACGCTTGGAAGCTCGCAAAGCTTGGGACAAACTTGTTGGACGTGAAGATGAAGTTGTAACTGTTAAAGGTACTCGTGCTGTTAAAGGTGGCCTTTCAGTAGAATTTGAAGGTCTTCGTGGATTTATTCCAGCATCAATGATTGATACTCGTTTTGTTCGCAACACTGAACAATTTGTAGGTCAAGAATTTGATGCAAAAATCAAAGAAGTTGATCCAGCAGAAAATCGTTTCATCTTATCACGTCGTGATGTTGTTGAAGCAGAAGCTGCAGAAGCACGTAAAGAAATCTTCTCAAAAATTGAAGAAGGTTCAGTAGTTACTGGTAAAGTTGCTCGTTTAACAAGTTTTGGTGCTTTCATCGATCTTGGTGGTGTTGACGGACTTGTTCACGTAACTGAATTGTCACACGAACGTAACGTATCACCTAAATCAGTTGTTTCAGTTGGTGATGAAGTAGAAGTTAAAGTTCTTTCTATCGATGAAGAAGCTGGACGTGTATCACTTTCACTTAAAGCTACAACACCTGGCCCATGGGATGGCGTTGACCAAAAATTGGCTAAAGGTGATGTTATTGAAGGTAAAGTTAAACGTCTTACAGACTTTGGTGCCTTTGTAGAAGTTCTTCCAGGTATTGATGGACTTGTTCACATTTCACAAATCTCACACAAACGTGTTGAAAATCCAAAAGATGTTCTTTCAGTAGGTCAAGATGTTAGTGTTAAAGTTCTTGAAGTTGACTCTTCAGCAGAACGTGTATCACTTTCAATCAAAGCTCTTGAAGAGCGTCCAGCACAAGCTGAAGGTGAAAACAACAACGGAGAAAAACGTCAATCACGTCCTCGCCGTCCAAAACGCGAAGCTAAACGTGATTACGAATTGCCAGAAACACAAACTGGATTCTCAATGGCTGACCTCTTTGGTGA
The sequence above is drawn from the Streptococcus pluranimalium genome and encodes:
- a CDS encoding DUF2969 domain-containing protein; the protein is MSKKEKKIEIQVSDAQVVLNKQKVDGYQLQAGKKVIGEIAELDNRFAIVDKETVTTFHKTLDEAVQEVIANYNLNH
- the parC gene encoding DNA topoisomerase IV subunit A; the encoded protein is MSNIQNMSLEDIMGERFGRYSKYIIQERALPDIRDGLKPVQRRILYSMNKDGNTFDKGFRKSAKSVGNIMGNYHPHGDSSIYDAMVRMSQDWKNREILVEMHGNNGSMDGDPPAAMRYTEARLSEIAGHLLRDIEKKTVPWAWNFDDTEKEPTVLPAAFPNLLVNGATGISAGYATDIPPHNLSEVIDAVVYMIDHPSAKLDKLMAFLPGPDFPTGAIIQGKDDIRKAYETGKGRVVVRSRTEIETLRGGKEQIIITEIPYEINKAVLVKKIDDVRVNNKVPGISEVRDESDREGLRIAIELKKDADTQTILNYLFKYTDLQVNYNFNMVAIDNYTPKQVGLKKILSSYIAHRRDVIVARSKFDKEKAEKRLHIVEGLIRVISILDDVIALIRASENKSDAKENLKVSYEFSEEQAEAIVTLQLYRLTNTDIVTLQNEEAELRELIATLAAIIGDERTMYNVMKRELRDIKKHFGNPRRSDLEAEAVAIEIDTASLIVEEETFVSVTRGGYIKRTSPRSFNASTIEELGKRDDDELIFYTQAKTTQHLLIFTNKGNVIYRPVHELSDIRWKDIGEHISQNITNISNDEEVLYAEILDDFESGIYMAATQEGQIKRFERKELSPWRTYRTKSVKFAKLKSDTDQVVTVTPINLEDIMVITHKGYALHFSVEEVPVVGPKAAGVKAINLKDDDDIQNVFLTNTSSFYLLTQRGSLKRMKTADIPLSKRAGRGLQVLRELKSKPHRVFQAGPVYASDGNLGGEIDLFTEPIETERVILEIISNTGEKAEMDLAVLPLSERTSNGSFVSDTISEQGVFSAKIL
- the rpsA gene encoding 30S ribosomal protein S1 → MNEFEDLLNSVSEVNPGDVVTAEVLTVDNDQANLVIEGTGVEAVLTLRELTNDRDADINELVKAGETLEVLVLRQVVGKDTDTVTFLVSKKRLEARKAWDKLVGREDEVVTVKGTRAVKGGLSVEFEGLRGFIPASMIDTRFVRNTEQFVGQEFDAKIKEVDPAENRFILSRRDVVEAEAAEARKEIFSKIEEGSVVTGKVARLTSFGAFIDLGGVDGLVHVTELSHERNVSPKSVVSVGDEVEVKVLSIDEEAGRVSLSLKATTPGPWDGVDQKLAKGDVIEGKVKRLTDFGAFVEVLPGIDGLVHISQISHKRVENPKDVLSVGQDVSVKVLEVDSSAERVSLSIKALEERPAQAEGENNNGEKRQSRPRRPKREAKRDYELPETQTGFSMADLFGDIEL